The sequence AGAGGCAAGGAAGAAGTTCTTTTAATGGAATCTGTAGGACGAATTTGTGCAGAATTTATTATCCCTTATCCTCCAGGTATACCTGTTTTAGTTCCTGGAGAAAAAATAGATAAAAATACTTTGTTATTTCTTAGAAATTGGGAAGACAGTGATATTATGGGGCTAAATGAAAAGAAAATACAGGTTATAAAATAAGGAGGCAATATGGGAAAATTAATTGTAATAGAAGGTTTAGATGGGAGCGGAAAAGAAACTCAAAGCAAATTACTCTATAAAAGGTTATACCGAAACGGATATAAGGTCATGATGATCTCTTATCCTAGATATGAAAAAGAGAGTTCAGCTCTTGTTAAAATGTATCTTCGAGGAGATTTTGGTAAGAATCCAGATGAGATTAGTCCATATGTGTCATCTACTTTCTATGCTGGAGATCGGTATGCTTCTTATAAATGTGAATTTGAAGATTTTTATAATAATGGTGGTATTATTATTGCTGATAGGTATACAACCTCTAATATGGTTCATCAAGGGGGAAAAATAAGTGATGAAGAAGAATTCAATAAATACCTAAACTGGCTATGGAATCTAGAGTTTGAATTGTATAAGATCCCTATACCAGATAAAATTTATTTTTTAAATATTCCTTTAAACCATTCTATAGATCGAATTGAAAAGAGATTAAACAAAATAACAAATGGAGAAAAAAAGGATATACATGAAAACAATTATATCCACTTACACAATGCCTATAAAAATGCTAAAAGACTAATAAACTTATACCATTGGCACGAAATTGATTGTATGAATAAAGATGAATTTAGAACTATTGAAGACATTAATGAAGAAATATATAAGGATATTATTGATAATATAATAAAAGATGAGGTTACAAATGTTTGATCAGATTATTATAGACGAGAAAAATAAATATATACTTTCCAAAGCCATTGATTATAATAGAGTTAATCATTGCTATATATTTGTAGGACCTGAGGGGACCAATAAAAGAAAGACGGCTATAGAGTTTTCAAAAGCTATCCTGTGTTCGGTAGATAATAAGCCTTGCAATCATTGTACTTCTTGTAATAAGATGGACAGTGGAAATCATCCTGATTTTATTGAAATCTTTCCCTTAGAATCAAGCATTAAAATCAGTCAGATACGAGAAATACAAAAAAAAATGAATGTAAAATCCTATGAAGGGGATAAGAAGGTATTTATAATCAATAATTGTGAAACTATGGGTATCCCTGCACAAAATTCTCTATTAAAGACTTTAGAAGAACCTAATGCAGGCGTATATATTATTTTAATTAGTGAGAGCAAAGAGAGAATACTTCCTACAATTTTGTCGAGAGGTCAAATTTTATATTTTAATCCACTAGATAAGGAAACCTTTCAATCTTCTCTTAGAAAAAAGTATTCCCTAAAAGAGAGCCTTCTTGACGATGTATACGAATTAAGCCAAGGTTGTATTGAAAAAGCTGAAAATATCATAAAAAATCCAGAAGAAATCGATCAATTTAAGATCTTTAGAAAATATATTTTTTCTATTATGAAAGGTGATTATTCTCAAATCTTTGAATTTTCGAAGTGGATAAAAGATGAAAAATTGAGCAATGAGTACATCATAAACAATTTATTGATCCTATTTAAGAATGCCTTGTACGCTAAAGTAAATGGATCTTTGAATGTGTATAAGGAAATAAGTGAGTGTTTAACTTATGAAGGGTTTCATGATATAATAGGGAATATTATAATCTTACAAGGTGATTTAAAATATAATGTAAATTTACAATTACAAATCGAAAGATTGTTGTTAAGAATACAGGAGGAAAAATTAATTAATGATAAAGGTCATAGGAATACGGTTTAAAAAGGCCGGTAAAATATATTATTTTGATCCACAGGATTTTGAGCTAAATGCTGAGGATAAAGTTATTGTTGAGACAGCTAGAGGGATAGAATTTGGTACAGCTGTAACGCCTATAAAGTTTGTATCTGAAGAAGAGATAGTACCTCCTATAAAACCCGTAATTCGAATTGCTACTCACAAGGATGAAAAAACGTACAAGAAAAATAAAGAAAAAGAAGTTAAAGCTTTGGAGATATGCAAGGAAAAAGTAGAAAAACACAAGCTAGATATGAAGCTAATTGATGTAGAGTACACATTTGACAATAATAAGATTATTTTTTACTTTACGGCTGAAGGAAGAGTAGACTTTAGGGAATTAGTGAAAGATTTAGCTGCTATTTTTAAGGTTCGCATTGAATTAAGACAAATTGGCGTCCGGGATGAAGCTAAAATGCTTGGTGGTCTCGGACCCTGTGGCATTCCTTTATGTTGCTCAAAATGGTTAGGTGATTTTGAACCTGTGTCTATTAAGATGGCAAAAGAACAAAGTTTATCATTAAACCCAACTAAGATTTCCGGAATCTGTGGTAGATTATTGTGCTGTTTAAAATATGAGCAAGATTTTTATGAAGAAGTAGCCAAGAGATTACCTTCAGAAGGACAAAGAGTCATATCCCCTGATGGAGAAGGAATTATTATAAGGGTCAATACCTTAG is a genomic window of Alkalibaculum bacchi containing:
- a CDS encoding dTMP kinase — encoded protein: MGKLIVIEGLDGSGKETQSKLLYKRLYRNGYKVMMISYPRYEKESSALVKMYLRGDFGKNPDEISPYVSSTFYAGDRYASYKCEFEDFYNNGGIIIADRYTTSNMVHQGGKISDEEEFNKYLNWLWNLEFELYKIPIPDKIYFLNIPLNHSIDRIEKRLNKITNGEKKDIHENNYIHLHNAYKNAKRLINLYHWHEIDCMNKDEFRTIEDINEEIYKDIIDNIIKDEVTNV
- the holB gene encoding DNA polymerase III subunit delta', translated to MFDQIIIDEKNKYILSKAIDYNRVNHCYIFVGPEGTNKRKTAIEFSKAILCSVDNKPCNHCTSCNKMDSGNHPDFIEIFPLESSIKISQIREIQKKMNVKSYEGDKKVFIINNCETMGIPAQNSLLKTLEEPNAGVYIILISESKERILPTILSRGQILYFNPLDKETFQSSLRKKYSLKESLLDDVYELSQGCIEKAENIIKNPEEIDQFKIFRKYIFSIMKGDYSQIFEFSKWIKDEKLSNEYIINNLLILFKNALYAKVNGSLNVYKEISECLTYEGFHDIIGNIIILQGDLKYNVNLQLQIERLLLRIQEEKLINDKGHRNTV
- a CDS encoding PSP1 domain-containing protein; its protein translation is MIKVIGIRFKKAGKIYYFDPQDFELNAEDKVIVETARGIEFGTAVTPIKFVSEEEIVPPIKPVIRIATHKDEKTYKKNKEKEVKALEICKEKVEKHKLDMKLIDVEYTFDNNKIIFYFTAEGRVDFRELVKDLAAIFKVRIELRQIGVRDEAKMLGGLGPCGIPLCCSKWLGDFEPVSIKMAKEQSLSLNPTKISGICGRLLCCLKYEQDFYEEVAKRLPSEGQRVISPDGEGIIIRVNTLAESVIVKIDGDEVIVNEYKLDNIKLQSSCKGSCCKTKHKKQDGEEKQNHTCNHENHVKKELLTKNKQKSEL